From a single Anaerolineales bacterium genomic region:
- the ade gene encoding adenine deaminase, which produces MTSSTKLTTALIDVSMGRAYADLVIRGGRWVSVQSGEIIQNTDVAVVQGRIAFVGHDASHTIGKKTKVIEANGRYLVPGLLDAHMHVESGMVTVTEFVRAVAVRGTTGMFIDPHEIANVFGLKGVKLMVDEAQKQPVHVWVQMPSCVPSAPGLETPGSSIGPKEVAEAMKWKGIIGLGEMMNFPGVFMGDKKMIDEMSATRAAGKVIGGHYASPDLGLPFHGYVAGGAEDDHEGTRLDDAIARVRQGMKAMLRYGSAWFDVAAQVKAITEKKLDSRRFILCTDDSHAETLTQEGHMDRVLRHAISEGLNPMTAIQMMTINTAEHFGLTREMGMIAPGRWADVVLVEDLMNFKADMVIAKGQVIAEKGEWQVKLPVVKYPKWVTNSIHLKKKLTAEDFVLRTRADDGAEIDANVIGVIENQAPTRHLKLKVKAGNGEVKTDMKRDIAKIALVERHRATGKVVVGLVKGFEFTRKCAIGSTVAHDSHHMIVVGTDDENMAIAANELAKCGGGQVVVLDGKVVGLVEFPIAGLMSNERADIVAKKAGTVLEGFKMCGSELNNPNMQLSLLALVVIPELRISDKGLVDVTRFDFIPVLEDQG; this is translated from the coding sequence ATGACATCATCCACAAAACTGACTACTGCCCTCATCGACGTTTCCATGGGGCGCGCATACGCCGACCTCGTCATTCGCGGTGGGAGATGGGTGAGCGTGCAGTCGGGCGAGATCATCCAAAATACGGATGTGGCTGTGGTGCAGGGACGCATTGCCTTTGTCGGGCATGATGCCAGCCACACCATCGGCAAGAAAACGAAGGTGATTGAAGCGAACGGGCGCTATCTCGTCCCCGGTTTACTGGACGCGCACATGCATGTTGAGTCGGGCATGGTCACAGTGACGGAATTCGTCCGTGCGGTGGCGGTGCGCGGCACAACGGGCATGTTCATCGATCCGCATGAGATCGCGAATGTCTTCGGTCTCAAAGGCGTGAAATTGATGGTGGACGAGGCGCAGAAACAGCCCGTTCACGTCTGGGTGCAGATGCCCTCATGTGTTCCGTCCGCGCCGGGGTTGGAGACGCCCGGTTCGTCCATCGGTCCGAAGGAAGTTGCTGAAGCGATGAAGTGGAAAGGCATCATCGGCTTGGGTGAAATGATGAACTTCCCCGGCGTGTTCATGGGCGATAAAAAGATGATCGATGAAATGTCCGCGACACGCGCGGCAGGCAAGGTGATCGGCGGGCATTACGCCTCGCCCGATCTCGGACTGCCGTTTCATGGGTATGTGGCGGGCGGGGCGGAGGACGACCACGAAGGCACGCGTTTGGATGATGCGATTGCGCGCGTGCGTCAGGGCATGAAGGCGATGCTGCGCTACGGCTCGGCGTGGTTCGACGTTGCCGCACAGGTCAAAGCCATCACTGAAAAGAAACTGGATTCGCGCCGCTTCATCTTGTGTACGGATGATTCTCATGCCGAAACTTTGACTCAAGAGGGGCATATGGACCGCGTCCTGCGGCATGCCATCAGCGAAGGCTTGAACCCGATGACCGCCATCCAGATGATGACCATCAACACGGCGGAGCATTTCGGTCTTACGAGAGAGATGGGCATGATCGCGCCCGGTCGCTGGGCGGATGTGGTGCTCGTGGAAGACTTGATGAATTTCAAAGCGGATATGGTCATTGCGAAGGGGCAGGTCATCGCAGAGAAGGGTGAATGGCAGGTCAAACTGCCGGTGGTGAAATACCCCAAGTGGGTCACCAACTCCATTCATTTGAAGAAAAAACTCACAGCCGAGGATTTTGTTCTTCGGACAAGGGCAGACGACGGGGCGGAGATCGATGCGAATGTCATCGGGGTGATCGAGAATCAAGCGCCGACCCGTCATCTTAAATTGAAGGTCAAAGCCGGGAACGGCGAGGTCAAGACGGATATGAAACGCGACATTGCGAAGATCGCGCTGGTGGAACGCCATCGCGCGACGGGCAAGGTCGTGGTCGGTTTGGTGAAGGGATTTGAATTTACGCGCAAATGCGCCATCGGCTCGACGGTTGCTCACGACAGCCATCACATGATCGTGGTTGGCACGGATGATGAAAACATGGCAATTGCCGCGAATGAATTGGCGAAGTGCGGCGGCGGTCAGGTGGTGGTGCTGGATGGCAAAGTCGTTGGGCTGGTGGAATTTCCGATCGCGGGGCTGATGTCCAACGAGCGCGCGGATATTGTGGCAAAGAAGGCTGGCACGGTTTTGGAAGGCTTCAAGATGTGCGGCAGCGAGTTGAATAATCCCAATATGCAGTTGAGTTTGCTGGCGCTGGTGGTCATCCCGGAATTGCGTATTTCGGACAAGGGGCTTGTGGATGTGACGCGGTTCGATTTCATCCCGGTGCTGGAAGATCAAGGATAA
- a CDS encoding GntR family transcriptional regulator, which produces MANFPFQRLQGDLAKIINTAPAGQRLPSEPDLAKQLGVSRATLREAMRSFETQGLIRRRQGSGTFVVGKMQALDSGLEVLESLETIAKRMGLEVSVSDLNIETISADAELAANLNVPVDEKLTRVRRVIRTDNRPVAYLVDILPVDILRTDDLPSNFNGSVLDLLLERGDPLTTSRANVSAIGASADVAKPLEIQRDDVLLHFNSQLFDSNGRLVDYSLSYFIPGYFNFHVVRRVGGS; this is translated from the coding sequence ATGGCTAATTTTCCATTCCAACGTTTGCAGGGTGACCTTGCAAAAATTATTAACACAGCGCCGGCGGGACAGCGGCTTCCATCCGAGCCTGACCTTGCAAAGCAGCTCGGTGTTTCACGCGCCACTCTGCGCGAAGCAATGCGCTCGTTCGAAACACAGGGTTTGATCCGCAGGCGTCAGGGGTCCGGTACATTCGTGGTTGGCAAAATGCAGGCGCTCGATAGCGGATTGGAAGTGCTCGAAAGCCTCGAAACCATCGCGAAGCGTATGGGCTTGGAGGTGTCTGTCAGCGACCTGAACATCGAAACGATTTCTGCGGATGCCGAGCTCGCGGCGAATTTGAACGTCCCGGTGGATGAGAAACTGACCCGCGTGCGCCGCGTCATCCGCACGGACAACAGACCTGTGGCATATCTGGTGGATATCCTGCCTGTGGATATCCTGCGCACGGACGACCTGCCGTCCAATTTCAACGGCTCGGTGCTGGACCTTTTGCTTGAACGCGGCGACCCGTTGACCACCTCCCGTGCGAACGTCAGCGCGATCGGCGCCTCGGCGGATGTGGCGAAGCCGCTGGAGATCCAGCGCGACGATGTGTTGTTGCATTTCAACTCCCAATTGTTCGATTCGAACGGCAGGCTTGTGGATTATTCGTTGAGCTATTTTATTCCGGGCTATTTCAACTTCCACGTGGTACGACGCGTTGGAGGAAGTTGA
- a CDS encoding ornithine carbamoyltransferase, which yields MQTNFRGRDFIGDLDFTKEEVETVLDVAWDLKRKRALGEPHPYLRDKVLAMLFFFSSTRTRGSFEAGMAQLGGHGAFIDSNTTQISHGDTPVEIGEIFGRYFDGIAIRHCDYGDGNKYLNDVAKSSRAPVLNMQCDVYHPFQCLADLMTIMEKKGRDLRKKKIVVSWAYAASYLKPISVPQSLILQMPRFGMDVTLAYPPEFPLMPDIVEQAKEQAKIAGTNFEIIDSKDGMTEACKDADVIYAKSWGPLLTTTDKAEGKKLQDMYKDWIMDDAKLKAANEGAIYMHPLPADRDIEVTSSVLDGPQSVVFDEAENRLHAQKAVMALTMS from the coding sequence ATGCAAACCAATTTTCGCGGTCGAGATTTCATCGGCGACCTCGACTTCACAAAAGAGGAAGTCGAAACCGTTCTGGATGTGGCTTGGGATCTGAAGCGCAAACGCGCGCTCGGCGAACCGCATCCCTACCTGCGCGACAAAGTTCTCGCGATGCTGTTCTTCTTCTCATCCACCCGCACGCGCGGATCATTCGAAGCCGGCATGGCGCAACTCGGCGGACATGGCGCATTCATTGACAGCAATACCACCCAGATATCCCATGGCGACACCCCTGTCGAGATCGGTGAGATCTTCGGGCGCTATTTCGATGGCATCGCCATCCGCCATTGCGATTACGGCGACGGCAACAAATACCTGAATGACGTTGCAAAATCCAGCCGCGCGCCCGTCCTGAATATGCAATGCGATGTATATCATCCATTCCAGTGCCTTGCGGACTTAATGACCATCATGGAGAAAAAAGGACGCGACCTCCGCAAGAAGAAGATCGTCGTTTCGTGGGCGTACGCCGCCTCCTATCTTAAACCGATATCTGTTCCCCAGTCCCTGATCCTCCAGATGCCCCGCTTCGGTATGGATGTGACGCTTGCCTATCCCCCTGAATTTCCTCTCATGCCTGATATTGTCGAGCAGGCGAAGGAACAGGCAAAGATCGCGGGTACAAATTTTGAGATCATTGACTCCAAGGATGGCATGACCGAAGCCTGCAAAGACGCGGATGTGATCTATGCCAAATCCTGGGGTCCGCTCCTGACCACCACCGACAAGGCGGAGGGCAAAAAACTCCAGGATATGTACAAGGACTGGATCATGGACGATGCCAAACTCAAGGCTGCCAACGAAGGCGCGATCTACATGCATCCGCTTCCCGCCGACCGCGACATCGAAGTTACCAGCAGCGTGCTGGATGGTCCCCAGTCTGTGGTCTTTGACGAAGCCGAAAACCGCCTGCATGCGCAGAAAGCGGTCATGGCGTTGACAATGTCATAA
- a CDS encoding histidine phosphatase family protein, translating into MKILEVRRHSIRQPGGDHLNQKGVSLARRVGQGIGPFDFVGTSTLPRAFETAIAMGFAVTEQNELMNTYGGKVEREAPWPLPFHHYSVIVRQGGAAAKYANQLADYYTRVVDGLAEGGSALMVNHGGVVELGVIACLPDADFSAWGEAVDYCEGARLFWDDGRFMRGESLRISK; encoded by the coding sequence ATGAAGATCCTCGAAGTGAGACGCCACTCCATCCGCCAACCGGGCGGCGATCACCTGAACCAAAAAGGCGTGTCGTTGGCGCGCAGGGTTGGGCAGGGCATTGGTCCGTTCGATTTTGTTGGAACGTCCACGCTTCCGCGCGCCTTTGAGACCGCCATTGCGATGGGGTTTGCGGTGACGGAACAGAACGAATTGATGAACACCTATGGCGGCAAGGTGGAGCGTGAAGCTCCCTGGCCCCTGCCGTTCCATCACTACTCGGTGATCGTCAGGCAGGGCGGCGCGGCGGCGAAGTACGCCAACCAACTCGCAGATTATTACACCCGTGTTGTGGATGGTCTTGCGGAAGGCGGCTCTGCGCTGATGGTCAACCATGGCGGCGTGGTGGAACTGGGTGTGATCGCCTGCCTGCCCGATGCGGATTTTTCTGCATGGGGTGAAGCTGTGGATTACTGCGAGGGCGCGCGTCTATTCTGGGATGATGGTCGATTTATGCGCGGCGAGTCGTTGCGTATTTCCAAGTAA
- a CDS encoding YgeY family selenium metabolism-linked hydrolase, with the protein MTDKTQEIQKRVEAAREDIIKFMREIVAIPSMDSQIGAVGERIQAEMKKLGYDEIRFDKMGNTIGRIGNGEKVIVFDSHIDTVGIGDPASWEWDPFVGKVENGVLYARGACDEKNSTPGMIYGLAIARDLGLLDGWTAYYFGNMEEWCDGIAPNTFVEVDPKIKPDFVVIGEPTRMLVYRGHKGRLEMKVTAKGKSAHAASNHLGDNAIYKLLPVIAGIRDLEPKLGDHEFLGHGKITVSDMHVKTPSINAVPDEAIIYIDRRMTFGETKEGVKKQIEELIPAEFKDTVKLEELFYDEPSYTGFVFPVDKYFPAWAYEETHPLVQAGQEARKLIGLPDAPSGKWNFSTNGIYWAGKAGIPSIGFGPGDEETAHTVNDSVSLDDMVKATEFYAILPSLIK; encoded by the coding sequence ATGACAGATAAAACGCAAGAGATCCAAAAGCGCGTGGAAGCGGCGCGCGAAGACATCATCAAGTTCATGCGGGAGATCGTTGCGATCCCTTCCATGGACTCGCAGATCGGGGCGGTTGGCGAGCGCATTCAAGCGGAGATGAAAAAGCTTGGCTATGATGAGATCCGCTTCGACAAGATGGGCAATACCATCGGGCGTATCGGTAACGGCGAGAAAGTGATCGTATTCGACTCGCACATTGACACGGTCGGCATCGGCGATCCCGCTTCCTGGGAATGGGATCCGTTCGTTGGCAAGGTGGAGAATGGTGTTCTCTACGCGCGCGGTGCATGTGATGAAAAGAACAGCACGCCCGGCATGATTTATGGGCTTGCGATCGCGCGTGACCTCGGTCTGCTCGACGGCTGGACCGCTTACTACTTTGGCAACATGGAAGAATGGTGCGATGGGATCGCCCCGAACACCTTTGTGGAAGTAGACCCGAAGATCAAGCCCGATTTTGTTGTCATCGGCGAGCCGACCAGGATGCTGGTGTATCGTGGTCATAAAGGACGCCTTGAAATGAAAGTGACTGCCAAGGGCAAGTCTGCTCATGCGGCGAGCAACCATCTTGGTGATAACGCCATTTACAAACTTCTGCCTGTCATTGCAGGCATCCGCGATCTGGAGCCGAAACTGGGCGACCATGAATTTCTCGGTCATGGCAAGATCACGGTCAGTGATATGCATGTCAAGACGCCGTCCATCAATGCCGTTCCGGATGAAGCCATCATCTACATTGACCGCCGTATGACCTTCGGAGAGACGAAGGAAGGGGTTAAGAAGCAGATCGAAGAATTGATCCCCGCCGAATTCAAGGATACGGTCAAACTGGAAGAATTGTTCTATGATGAACCTTCCTACACGGGTTTTGTCTTCCCTGTGGATAAATATTTCCCCGCATGGGCGTACGAAGAAACCCACCCGTTGGTGCAGGCTGGACAGGAAGCACGCAAGTTGATCGGTCTGCCTGATGCGCCGAGCGGCAAGTGGAATTTCTCGACGAACGGCATCTACTGGGCTGGCAAGGCTGGGATTCCCTCCATCGGTTTTGGTCCCGGTGATGAAGAGACCGCGCACACCGTCAACGACAGCGTATCGCTGGATGACATGGTAAAGGCAACGGAGTTCTACGCGATACTGCCCAGCTTGATCAAATGA
- a CDS encoding ATP-binding cassette domain-containing protein — protein sequence MNVELKNINKHFGKVHANKNINLTIPSGTIQGILGENGAGKSTLMKVLSGFIQADPGSEIILDGKPVVIHSPADAIKYGVGMLHQDPLDFPPMSLLDNFLLGMPGGLFPNRKEAAQDFRLLAKEFGFSFDPDSHVDSVTVGERQQLEIMRLIFLGARVFILDEPTTGISASQKEKLFATLKKLPEQSMTIIFVSHKLEDVESLCDQVAVLQAGELVGETKAPYVTSKLVEMMFGKEITLGERQPAEAGNVVFSLKDVSIEDMRLKIKNVDLDVRAGEVIGLAGMEGSGQGLFMRACSGLVRPVGGRIEHKGQDLTGKSYHVFKRHGVNFLPAARLEEALVPGLTLTDHFILSEEPKGLFIDRDAGQKLAEKRIAAFNIRGTPLSTVESLSGGNQQRAELAMMQDPLSLILLEHPTRGLDIESVIYIWSKLKERCKQGSSIIFMSSDLEEILQYSDRVLVFFSGQVSEPLDADKTSVDQLGQLIGGKGWADKGERA from the coding sequence ATGAACGTTGAACTGAAGAACATCAACAAGCATTTTGGCAAAGTCCATGCCAACAAGAACATCAACCTGACCATTCCCTCCGGAACCATACAGGGGATATTGGGGGAAAATGGCGCGGGTAAAAGCACCTTGATGAAGGTCCTTTCGGGCTTTATTCAAGCCGACCCCGGCAGTGAAATTATTCTGGACGGCAAACCCGTCGTTATTCATTCTCCAGCCGACGCGATCAAGTATGGTGTCGGTATGCTCCATCAAGACCCGTTGGATTTTCCTCCGATGAGTCTGCTTGATAACTTTTTGCTTGGCATGCCGGGCGGACTGTTTCCCAACCGAAAGGAAGCCGCCCAAGATTTCAGACTGCTCGCAAAGGAATTCGGCTTTTCCTTTGACCCGGACAGCCATGTGGATTCGGTCACGGTGGGGGAGCGTCAACAGCTTGAGATCATGCGCCTCATTTTCCTCGGCGCGCGTGTCTTTATTCTCGATGAACCAACGACGGGTATCAGCGCATCTCAGAAGGAGAAGTTGTTTGCCACGCTCAAAAAACTTCCCGAACAATCCATGACGATCATCTTCGTTTCGCACAAACTGGAGGACGTGGAAAGCCTGTGCGATCAGGTGGCGGTGCTGCAGGCAGGTGAACTGGTGGGTGAGACCAAAGCCCCATATGTCACCTCGAAGCTTGTGGAAATGATGTTCGGCAAGGAGATCACGCTGGGTGAAAGACAGCCCGCTGAAGCGGGGAACGTTGTCTTTTCGCTCAAGGATGTTTCCATCGAAGATATGCGTTTGAAGATCAAAAACGTGGATCTGGATGTCCGCGCGGGAGAGGTGATCGGTTTGGCTGGCATGGAAGGTTCCGGGCAGGGATTGTTCATGCGCGCATGTTCCGGGCTGGTAAGACCAGTCGGTGGCAGGATCGAACATAAAGGTCAGGATTTGACCGGGAAATCCTATCACGTGTTCAAGCGCCACGGTGTGAACTTCCTTCCGGCGGCGCGCCTCGAGGAGGCTCTGGTCCCCGGCTTGACGTTGACCGATCACTTCATCCTTTCAGAAGAACCGAAGGGATTGTTCATTGACCGGGATGCCGGGCAAAAACTGGCGGAGAAACGAATCGCCGCCTTCAATATCCGCGGGACGCCGCTCAGCACGGTCGAGTCGCTTTCGGGCGGTAATCAACAGCGTGCCGAACTGGCGATGATGCAAGACCCGCTTTCATTGATTCTGCTCGAACACCCCACCCGCGGACTGGATATCGAATCGGTGATTTACATCTGGAGCAAATTAAAAGAACGCTGTAAACAAGGCTCATCCATCATATTTATGTCGTCCGACCTGGAGGAGATTTTGCAATACAGCGACCGCGTTCTGGTCTTTTTCAGCGGTCAGGTTTCAGAGCCGCTCGATGCGGACAAGACCAGCGTGGACCAGCTCGGTCAGTTGATCGGCGGCAAGGGCTGGGCGGACAAGGGAGAGCGCGCATGA
- a CDS encoding 8-oxoguanine deaminase, translated as MTTLLIKNAYLVTMDDHQREIPEGGLFIRDGFIEQVGATSELPQSADEVLDLKGHVVVPGLVNTHHHFYQTLTRAVPAAQDANLFNWLKTLYPIWAKIQPDDIFISTQTALAELALSGCTTASDHLYLYPNASKLDDEIAAALELGLRLQASRGSMSLGESKGGLPPDSVVDSEENILKDSQRLIEQYHDSKPGAMTQIVLAPCSPFSVTSDLMKQSAKLAREYGVHLHTHLAETEDEEQFCMQMFGHRPVGYMQEVDWVGDDVWFAHAVWVNDEEIQVFARHNCGVAHCPTSNMRLASGIAPIKEYRKAGVNVGLGVDGSASNDGSHLLAEVRNAMLVSRVKEGLTGYSLSNDPNRKLMTAREALYLGTRGGAAVLGRNDIGSLEVGKCADFFAVNLNKLGFAGMHDPVSAIVFGQSVNVDYTVVGGKFVVKEGQLATVDRGVLVEKHNKAARRLLS; from the coding sequence ATGACGACCCTCCTCATCAAAAACGCATATCTTGTCACCATGGATGACCACCAGCGGGAGATTCCCGAGGGTGGTCTTTTTATTCGGGACGGGTTCATCGAGCAGGTCGGTGCAACAAGCGAACTCCCGCAAAGCGCTGATGAAGTGCTTGATCTCAAGGGTCATGTCGTCGTGCCGGGGTTGGTCAACACGCACCATCACTTTTACCAGACCCTCACGCGCGCCGTCCCTGCCGCGCAGGATGCCAACCTTTTCAACTGGCTCAAAACGCTTTATCCCATCTGGGCGAAAATTCAGCCCGATGATATTTTCATCTCGACTCAGACCGCACTGGCGGAACTTGCCCTTTCGGGATGCACCACCGCCTCGGATCATCTCTACCTGTATCCAAACGCCTCAAAACTGGACGATGAAATTGCCGCTGCTCTCGAACTTGGTCTGCGGCTGCAAGCTTCACGCGGCTCGATGAGCCTCGGCGAATCCAAAGGCGGACTCCCGCCTGACAGCGTGGTGGATAGCGAAGAGAACATCCTCAAAGACTCCCAGCGTCTCATCGAACAATATCACGACTCTAAACCCGGCGCGATGACCCAGATTGTGCTTGCGCCGTGTTCGCCATTCAGCGTCACCTCGGACCTGATGAAACAGTCCGCCAAACTGGCGCGGGAATACGGCGTGCACCTCCATACGCATCTCGCCGAGACCGAAGACGAAGAACAATTCTGCATGCAGATGTTCGGTCATCGTCCCGTCGGCTATATGCAGGAGGTGGATTGGGTCGGCGATGATGTCTGGTTTGCACATGCCGTCTGGGTCAATGACGAGGAGATCCAAGTCTTTGCCAGGCACAACTGCGGCGTGGCGCATTGTCCCACCTCGAACATGCGGCTGGCGTCAGGGATCGCTCCGATCAAAGAATACCGGAAAGCAGGCGTGAATGTAGGTCTAGGCGTGGACGGCTCCGCTTCCAACGACGGCTCGCATCTGCTGGCGGAAGTCCGCAACGCGATGCTGGTCTCGCGTGTCAAGGAAGGGCTGACCGGCTATTCACTTTCCAATGATCCGAATCGAAAATTGATGACCGCCCGCGAAGCCTTGTACCTCGGCACACGCGGCGGCGCGGCGGTGCTGGGACGCAACGACATCGGCTCGCTCGAAGTTGGCAAATGCGCCGATTTCTTCGCTGTGAACTTGAACAAGCTCGGCTTTGCTGGCATGCACGACCCCGTTTCTGCCATCGTCTTCGGTCAATCCGTCAACGTGGATTACACCGTGGTCGGCGGGAAGTTTGTGGTGAAGGAAGGTCAACTCGCAACGGTTGACCGAGGCGTGTTGGTCGAAAAGCACAACAAAGCGGCAAGACGATTACTTTCGTAA
- a CDS encoding BMP family ABC transporter substrate-binding protein: protein MHKNFARLAMLAMALMLVLAACGGSQPAAEQPAAEQPAAEQPAAEQPAAEQPAAEQPAEQFVFGMLLVGPYNDNGWSQAHYEAGLYIEEKLGAKLIYLDKVNPADRPGTTPDQLAEELVAQGAKLVIFNSDDMKDASTTFAKNNPDVFVIMASGDQVWEDGKTYEPIANLTNIMGRMEYGKMIGGCAAALTTETGKIGYLGPLINDETRRLAASAYLGAKHCWEQAGNDPAALEFKVTWIGFWFHIPGFTTDPVDVSKDFYSTGFDVVISGIDNPVNLAEAQKFTTEGTPSFGVAYDYVAACSAAPDVCLGVPYFNWGPDYLTVIQSAIDGTWQSQFIFSGPDWSDINNHDTSAIGFVNGNALSAENAATLEAFIADLAGGLSLWTGPINLQDGTAYLAAGEVATDQQVWYLPQLLEGMQGLSASE, encoded by the coding sequence ATGCATAAGAATTTCGCCCGCCTCGCAATGCTTGCGATGGCACTCATGCTCGTCCTGGCTGCCTGTGGTGGTAGTCAACCCGCCGCGGAACAGCCTGCTGCTGAACAACCTGCCGCCGAACAGCCCGCCGCAGAGCAACCGGCTGCCGAACAGCCGGCTGCCGAACAGCCGGCTGAACAGTTCGTTTTTGGTATGCTGCTTGTCGGTCCGTATAACGACAACGGTTGGAGCCAGGCTCATTATGAAGCCGGTTTGTATATTGAAGAGAAGCTCGGCGCGAAGCTGATCTATCTCGATAAGGTCAATCCCGCCGACCGCCCCGGCACCACCCCGGATCAACTTGCTGAGGAGCTGGTTGCCCAGGGTGCAAAACTCGTCATCTTCAATTCCGATGACATGAAGGATGCCTCCACGACCTTCGCCAAGAACAATCCTGATGTGTTCGTCATCATGGCGTCCGGCGATCAGGTGTGGGAAGACGGCAAAACCTACGAACCCATTGCGAACCTGACCAACATCATGGGACGCATGGAATACGGCAAGATGATCGGCGGATGCGCTGCCGCGCTGACCACCGAAACCGGCAAGATCGGTTATCTTGGACCGTTGATCAATGATGAAACCCGCCGCCTCGCCGCATCCGCCTATCTTGGTGCGAAGCACTGCTGGGAACAGGCTGGCAATGATCCTGCCGCGCTGGAATTCAAAGTGACCTGGATCGGCTTCTGGTTCCACATCCCCGGTTTCACCACCGACCCGGTGGACGTCTCCAAGGATTTCTACTCGACCGGATTCGATGTTGTGATCTCAGGCATCGACAACCCCGTCAACCTCGCCGAAGCGCAGAAGTTCACTACGGAAGGCACGCCGTCCTTTGGTGTCGCCTATGACTACGTCGCCGCGTGTTCTGCCGCGCCGGATGTCTGCCTCGGTGTTCCGTACTTCAACTGGGGTCCTGATTATCTCACCGTCATCCAGTCTGCGATCGACGGCACATGGCAGTCCCAGTTCATTTTCTCCGGACCCGATTGGTCTGACATCAACAACCACGACACCTCCGCCATCGGCTTCGTGAACGGCAATGCGTTGAGCGCCGAGAACGCCGCCACGCTGGAAGCCTTCATCGCTGACCTCGCGGGCGGACTGAGCCTGTGGACCGGTCCGATCAACCTGCAGGATGGAACAGCCTATCTTGCGGCTGGTGAAGTTGCCACCGACCAGCAGGTCTGGTACTTGCCGCAGCTGCTCGAAGGCATGCAGGGCTTGAGCGCCTCCGAATAA
- the arcC gene encoding carbamate kinase encodes MTNKLAVIAIGGNSLIKDDKNVTVESQMEALRETAEHLADMIEAGWDLAIGHGNGPQVGFILRRSEIAAKVEGMHEIPLDVCGADSQGAIGYELQQALRNEFLRRGIDKKACTVITQVRVDQSDPAFQKPTKPIGSFMDEAEAKRREKEMNWSVVEDAGRGWRRVVASPLPMEIIEFDSVKVLLDAGHIVITVGGGGIPVVDRGDGVLSGTAAVIDKDFASSLLAQAIQADMFLIATAVEKVAINFGKPEQKWLDKMTLAEAKAYLDEGIHFAKGSMAPKIQAAVWYLENGGKQALITNPENIGRALKGETGTWIVP; translated from the coding sequence ATGACGAACAAACTTGCTGTCATCGCCATTGGCGGAAACTCCTTGATCAAGGATGACAAGAACGTAACGGTGGAAAGCCAGATGGAAGCCCTGCGCGAAACCGCCGAACATCTCGCGGATATGATCGAAGCGGGCTGGGACCTGGCAATTGGTCACGGCAACGGTCCGCAGGTCGGTTTCATCCTGCGCCGCTCGGAGATCGCCGCAAAAGTGGAGGGAATGCACGAGATCCCGCTGGATGTCTGTGGCGCGGATTCGCAAGGCGCGATCGGCTACGAATTGCAGCAAGCGCTGCGGAATGAATTTCTTCGGCGCGGCATCGACAAGAAAGCCTGTACGGTCATCACCCAGGTCCGTGTGGATCAGAGCGATCCTGCCTTCCAAAAACCCACCAAGCCGATCGGCTCTTTCATGGACGAGGCGGAAGCCAAACGCCGTGAAAAGGAGATGAACTGGTCTGTGGTCGAGGATGCAGGCAGAGGCTGGAGAAGAGTCGTCGCGTCTCCGCTGCCGATGGAGATCATCGAGTTTGATTCGGTCAAGGTGTTGTTGGATGCCGGGCACATCGTCATCACCGTTGGCGGCGGCGGCATCCCTGTTGTTGACCGTGGTGACGGCGTGCTTTCCGGAACCGCCGCGGTGATCGACAAGGATTTTGCATCGTCGCTTCTGGCGCAAGCCATTCAGGCGGATATGTTCCTGATCGCCACTGCGGTCGAAAAGGTTGCGATCAACTTTGGCAAACCCGAACAGAAATGGCTCGATAAAATGACTCTCGCGGAAGCGAAAGCCTATTTGGACGAAGGCATCCATTTTGCAAAGGGTTCCATGGCGCCGAAGATACAAGCCGCGGTTTGGTATTTGGAAAATGGCGGCAAGCAGGCGTTGATCACCAACCCTGAAAATATTGGGCGCGCTTTGAAAGGCGAGACCGGGACCTGGATCGTCCCATAA